One genomic region from Nymphaea colorata isolate Beijing-Zhang1983 chromosome 12, ASM883128v2, whole genome shotgun sequence encodes:
- the LOC116265984 gene encoding protein CDI-like encodes MAENGRVEVNGVAKSLGSEKFRIFIGYDPREDQAYNVCKHSILKHASIPVEIHPIVQSELRKKNLYWRERGATESTEFSFSRFLTPFLAGFEGWAMFVDCDFLYTTDIKELVDLIDDKYAVMCVHHDYAPKEKTKMDGAIQTLYPRKNWSSMVLYNCGHPKNRILTPEAVNTQTGAFLHRFMWLDDNEIGSIPFVWNFLVGHNHVDENDPKTFPKAIHYTLGGPWFEAWKDCEFADLWLKGLEEYQSKNGGSNNDLVEPAA; translated from the coding sequence ATGGCGGAGAACGGAAGAGTTGAGGTAAATGGCGTCGCCAAGAGTTTGGGGAGTGAGAAGTTCAGGATCTTCATCGGGTACGATCCCCGCGAGGATCAGGCCTACAATGTATGCAAGCACTCGATCTTGAAGCATGCTTCGATTCCTGTAGAGATCCACCCGATAGTTCAGTCGGAGCTTCGGAAGAAGAATCTGTATTGGCGCGAAAGGGGCGCGACGGAGAGCACGGAGTTCTCCTTCAGCAGGTTCCTGACTCCTTTCCTCGCTGGCTTCGAAGGCTGGGCGATGTTCGTCGACTGTGATTTCCTCTACACGACTGACATTAAGGAGCTGGTGGACTTGATCGATGACAAGTACGCCGTCATGTGCGTTCATCACGATTATGCTCCTAAAGAGAAGACGAAGATGGATGGAGCCATTCAGACTCTTTATCCACGGAAGAATTGGTCGTCCATGGTGTTGTATAACTGCGGGCACCCAAAGAATCGGATCTTGACGCCTGAAGCTGTTAACACCCAAACAGGCGCGTTCCTTCACCGGTTTATGTGGCTCGATGATAACGAAATCGGTTCGATCCCGTTCGTGTGGAACTTTCTTGTTGGGCACAATCATGTCGATGAGAATGATCCCAAAACCTTTCCCAAGGCTATCCATTACACGCTGGGCGGCCCCTGGTTTGAGGCGTGGAAGGATTGTGAGTTTGCTGATCTCTGGTTGAAGGGACTGGAGGAGTACCAATCGAAGAATGGTGGTTCCAACAACGATTTGGTTGAACCTGCGGCTTGA